A single region of the Raphanus sativus cultivar WK10039 chromosome 1, ASM80110v3, whole genome shotgun sequence genome encodes:
- the LOC108860562 gene encoding vascular-related unknown protein 2-like: MENSVNNSVKRVRMIHEDEDQKEESSWIIYFGDIDHEEGREETIHYYDSDSSMVSDAASPVHTTKINNVVGRKGNSINTNPKKRRTIHQHQEEEKQKGKEEEEDTASSPSNKTKGFNVLDGAEYNAKHGKSMDNVTSEVVFEPGCLKDTVSKINEEFFLAELKKRGLCVVPLTMLSNFVA; the protein is encoded by the exons ATGGAGAACTCGGTAAACAACAGCGTGAAACGAGTCAGAATGATACACGAAGATGAAGATCAAAAAGAAGAGAGTAGTTGGATAATCTACTTTGGAGACATTGATCATGAAGAAGGCAGAGAAGAAACGATCCATTACTACGATAGTGATTCTTCCATGGTCTCAGATGCAGCATCTCCTGTCCACACCACAAAGATTAATAATGTTGTTGGAAGAAAGGGTAATAGCATCAATACAAACCCTAAAAAGAGACGAACCATTCATcaacaccaagaagaagaaaaacaaaaaggaaaggaggaagaagaagacacagCCTCTTCTCCTTCTAATAAAACCAAG GGGTTTAATGTGTTGGATGGTGCTGAGTATAATGCAAAACATGGAAAATCCATGGACAATGTTACATCCGAGGTAGTATTT GAGCCAGGATGCTTAAAAGACACAGTATCAAAGATAAATGAAGAATTCTTCTTAGCAGAATTGAAGAAGAGAGGACTTTGTGTAGTTCCTTTAACAATGTTATCTAACTTTGTTgcttga
- the LOC108808720 gene encoding protein LHCP TRANSLOCATION DEFECT has translation MAPCSSISFSCAPSLFSTKPINHSSSPRLLSSKFLGTRNLKLRIRPNILGPSNGSRTTCWFKFGKNGVDAESAGIYGSQTRDDFDKDDVEQYFNYMGMLAVEGTYSKMEALLNLNIHPVDILLMLAATEGDKPKIEELLRAGASYSVKDADGRTALDRANSEEIRDLILGYSTQKA, from the exons ATGGCTCCTTGTTCTTCCATCTCCTTCTCATGCGCACCTTCACTCTTCTCCACCAAACCCATCAACCATTcttcttcaccaaggctgctcTCCTCTAAATTCCTCGGGACCCGAAACTTAAAGCTTCGGATCCGACCCAACATACTCGGACCCTCCAACGGTTCAAGAACCACCTGCTGGTTCAAGTTCGGCAAGAACGGCGTCGATGCTGAAAGTGCTGGAATCTATGGCAGTCAGACACGCGATGACTTCGACAAAGACGACGTTGAACAA TATTTCAATTACATGGGGATGCTTGCGGTAGAAGGCACCTATTCAAAGATGGAAGCACTTCTAAACCTAAACATTCATCCCGTTGATATTCTACTGATGTTGGCAGCCACAGAAGGTGACAAACCAAAGATAGAGGAGCTGCTTAGAGCTGGCGCTAGCTACTCGGTCAAGGATGCTGATGGAAGAACCGCTCTTGACAGAGCTAACAGTGAAGAGATTCGTGACTTGATCCTTGGCTACTCCACTCAGAAGGCTTGA
- the LOC108808505 gene encoding uncharacterized protein LOC108808505 isoform X2, translated as MDDDDVQAKALEEKLKSQLRLLELEHAVFERMVYKNKNQHRRCSYFQYLLKVRRDLRLLRTANMEEILRPCFHVIAGIGTKQKLHVLESLKLKKSPNILDRLRGALHLLSQMTEPILKAASGISVLLACSFFIGSSMTFLALLARLRVLIQQILLDAVSVFNSVTATSLKKQSVKIAQDGVEVFREFYPKDEECFTLLDCVWKTDKYVLLETLQNLESSKPVEETVSEDVNTRDSLVQYQTSVSSLGEELSPLPGADNGGVTVKESSTPNTEIASFNTNNALQPEVSEKPGDAATRDCSVQYQTSVSPLGENFTLLPEADSGGVSVTGSLTPITETASSNTNNALKPEVSEKPEDGTTTDCSIQYETFVSPLGDTSPSPLFEADKNVGVTATETSTPTAETASSKTNIVSPSEDLQKPDDESIKPLSPAKIKLSCRATKVAFLPVKRPLAAITPNPLEEPPRKKQETGEKDKKEGDEDGFYNLLIRGTHKDSLF; from the exons atggatgatgatgatgtacAAGCCAAAGCTCTGGAGGAGAAGCTGAAGAGCCAGCTTCGTCTTCTTGAACTTGAGCACGCTGTCTTCGAGAGGATGGTTTACAAGAACAAGAACCAGCATCGTAGATGCTCCTATTTTCAGTACCTTCTCAAG GTGAGAAGGGATTTGAGGCTTTTGAGAACAGCAAACATGGAGGAGATTCTTAGACCCTGCTTTCATGTTATCGCTGGGATAGGAACTAAACAGAAACTCCATGTTTTGGAGAG CTTGAAGTTGAAGAAATCTCCAAATATCTTGGACCGACTTCGTGGAGCTCTTCATCTACTCTCACAG ATGACTGAACCCATCTTGAAGGCGGCTAG TGGGATATCCGTTCTGCTAGCTTGTTCATTTTTCATAGGATCTTCCATGACGTTTTTGGCGCTGCTTGCACGACTACGAGTGTTGATTCAACAA ATATTACTTGATGCTGTCTCAGTTTTCAATTCGGTAACCGCTACATCGTTGAAGAAACAGTCTGTAAAGATAGCGCAGGATGGGGTTGAG GTGTTCCGGGAGTTCTATCCAAAGGATGAAGAGTGCTTCACCTTGTTGGACTGTGTATGGAAGACGGATAAATACGTCTTACTTGAGACATTACAGAACCTTGAGAGTAGTAAACCTGTAGAGGAAACTGTTTCAGAAGATGTTAATACTAGAGATTCGTTGGTACAGTATCAAACATCTGTTTCTTCTCTGGGAG AAGAGCTCTCTCCTTTGCCTGGCGCTGACAACGGTGGTGTTACTGTGAAAGAAAGTTCAACTCCCAATACTGAAATAGCTTCTTTCAATACTAATAATGCGTTGCAACCAGAAGTTTCAGAGAAGCCAGGAGATGCTGCCACTAGGGATTGTTCAGTCCAGTATCAAACATCTGTTTCTCCTCTCGGAG AAAATTTCACTCTTTTGCCTGAAGCTGACAGCGGAGGTGTCTCTGTGACAGGGAGTTTGACTCCCATTACCGAAACAGCTTCTTCCAATACCAACAATGCGTTGAAACCAGAAGTTTCAGAAAAGCCAGAAGATGGTACAACTACGGATTGTTCAATTCAGTATGAAACATTTGTTTCTCCTCTCGGTG ATACATCACCTTCTCCTCTGTTTGAAGCAGACAAAAACGTTGGTGTTACTGCTACAGAGACTTCAACTCCCACTGCTGAGacagcttcttccaagactaaCATTGTATCCCCATCAGAAGATTTACAAAAACCAGATGATGAATCTATAAAGCCACTTAGTCCGGCAAAGATCAAACTGAGTTGCAGAGCAACCAAGGTGGCATTCCTACCTGTGAAAAGACCTCTCGCTGCAATAACACCAAACCCCCTAGAAGAACCTCCAAGGAAGAAACAAGAAACAGGAGAGAAAGACAAAAAGGAAGGAGATGAAGATGGATTTTATAACCTACTCATCCGCGGAACCCACAAAGACAGTTTGTTCTAG
- the LOC108848979 gene encoding LOW QUALITY PROTEIN: putative F-box protein At1g50870 (The sequence of the model RefSeq protein was modified relative to this genomic sequence to represent the inferred CDS: deleted 1 base in 1 codon), which produces MDQQEETTEQINKKRRIQSTLSFPLDLISEILSKLPAKSVGRFRCVSKLGSSITTDPYFINKFETRSTKEKQSLLVTFKRGDRLFVFSIPQDRQSSDEPHTIPSQAVHSYNMTYPKSCSFMPGVSVHGLICCFRRAKKLIFWNPTTRKLYTLTKPEKSWKYARFLLGYDPTDAKYKVLCIRFDETTDEGSVLTLGSAQESWRRIKTNHKHCVNPYPAHQCTNGYIYYIAYTDKTDRIGFIMSFDVRSEKFHMIKFPWNDIRECRVVIYQGMLACLRINHPDGMTLWILQDAEKHVWSPKNFLAPFHYYDQSLKLACNLIDITDAGEIVYVPVGCSKSFYVIYYDPKRNKYHRVEHKGIADYESRLKNGLVKSRLFKIPIVSNHIESLMSL; this is translated from the exons ATGGATCAGCAAGAAGAAACAACCgaacaaatcaacaaaaaaagaagaatacaATCAACATTATCTTTTCCTCTCGATCTCATCTCAGAGATACTCTCAAAGCTGCCTGCAAAATCTGTTGGCAGGTTTCGTTGTGTTTCAAAGCTCGGGTCATCAATCACTACCGATCCATACTTCATCAACAAGTTTGAAACTCGGTCCACAAAAGAGAAGCAAAGTCTTCTTGTCACTTTCAAAAGAGGTGACAGGTTGTTTGTTTTCTCGATTCCGCAAGACCGCCAGTCTTCAGACGAGCCTCATACAATTCCTTCTCAGGCTGTTCACAGTTATAATATGACATACCCAAAATCATGTAGCTTCATGCCTGGGGTATCTGTCCACGGCTTGATCTGCTGCTTTCGACGAGCAAAGAAACTCATATTCTGGAACCCTACAACGAGAAAGTTGTACACCCTAACCAAACCCGAAAAAAGCTGGAAGTATGCAAGATTCTTATTGGGATATGATCCAACTGATGCTAAATACAAAGTTTTGTGCATTCGTTTTGATGAAACCACTGACGAGGGTTCTGTTTTAACATTGGGATCAGCTCAAGAATCATGGAGAAGGATCAAAACCAACCATAAGCATTGTGTTAACCCTTATCCTGCCCACCAATGCACTAACGgctatatttattatatagctTATACTGACAAGACAGATAGAATTGGCTTTATA ATGAGCTTTGATGTCAGATCTGAAAAGTTCCATATGATAAAATTTCCGTGGAATGATATAAGGGAGTGTCGTGTAGTCATATATCAGGGAATGTTGGCTTGTCTTAGAATTAATCATCCAGATGGCATGACATTGTGGATTTTACAGGATGCAGAGAAACATGTTTGGTCTCCTAAAAACTTTCTTGCGCCTTTTCATTACTATGATCAGAGTTTGAAACTAGCTTGCAACTTAATTGATATCACGGATGCAGGCGAGATTGTTTATGTACCAGTAGGGTGTTCCAAATcgttttatgttatatattatgatCCGAAGAGAAACAAGTATCACAGAGTTGAGCATAAAGGAATCGCAGACTATGAATCAAGGCTCAAGAATGGACTTGTAAAAAGTCGTCTGTTTAAAATCCCTATTGTCTCCAATCACATAGAGAGTCTCATGTCTCTTTAA
- the LOC108842225 gene encoding LOW QUALITY PROTEIN: sedoheptulose-1,7-bisphosphatase, chloroplastic-like (The sequence of the model RefSeq protein was modified relative to this genomic sequence to represent the inferred CDS: deleted 1 base in 1 codon; substituted 1 base at 1 genomic stop codon), with amino-acid sequence MGQSLEEFLRQATPDKGLRTLLMCMGEALRTIAFKLRTASCGGTACVNSFGDEQLAVDMLDDKLLFEALQYSHVCKYACSEEVPELQDMGSPVEGGFSVAFDPLDGSSIVDTNFTVGTIFGVWPGTTDKLTGVTXGDQVAEAMGIYGPRTTYVLAVKGFLGTHEFLMKVLTLLCFWSKQDLLFGSFRLSSKCFSGKWQHVKETT; translated from the exons ATGGGTCAAAGCTTG GAAGAGTTTCTGAGACAAGCAACGCCTGACAAGGGATTGAGAACTTTGCTGATGTGTATGGGAGAAGCGTTGAGGACAATAGCTTTCAAACTTAGGACAGCTTCTTGTGGTGGAACAGCTTGTGTTAATTCCTTTGGTGATGAACAACTCGCTGTCGATATGCTCGATGATAAGCTTCTCTTTGAG GCTTTGCAATACTCGCATGTGTGTAAATACGCTTGCTCTGAAGAAGTACCTGAGCTTCAAGACATGGGAAGTCCAGTGGAAGGTGGGTTTAGCGTAGCATTTGATCCATTGGATGGATCGAGCATTGTGGATACAAACTTCACTGTGGGAACCATATTTGGGGTTTGGCCTGGT ACAACTGACAAGTTAACCGGAGTCACATGAGGAGATCAAGTGGCTGAAGCTATGGGAATCTATGGTCCAAGAACCACTTATGTTTTGGCAGTTAAAGGGTTTCTAGGAACTCATGAGTTCTTGATGAAGGTACTCACTCTCCTCTGCTTTTGGTCAAAGCAAGATTTACTCTTTGGTAGCTTTAGACTAAGCTCAAAATGTTTCTCAGGTAAATGGCAGCATGTTAAAGAGACAACATAG
- the LOC108808505 gene encoding uncharacterized protein LOC108808505 isoform X1: MDDDDVQAKALEEKLKSQLRLLELEHAVFERMVYKNKNQHRRCSYFQYLLKVRRDLRLLRTANMEEILRPCFHVIAGIGTKQKLHVLESLKLKKSPNILDRLRGALHLLSQMTEPILKAASGISVLLACSFFIGSSMTFLALLARLRVLIQQILLDAVSVFNSVTATSLKKQSVKIAQDGVEVFREFYPKDEECFTLLDCVWKTDKYVLLETLQNLESSKPVEETVSEDVNTRDSLVQYQTSVSSLGEELSPLPGADNGGVTVKESSTPNTEIASFNTNNALQPEVSEKPGDAATRDCSVQYQTSVSPLGENFTLLPEADSGGVSVTGSLTPITETASSNTNNALKPEVSEKPEDGTTTDCSIQYETFVSPLGEDTSPSPLFEADKNVGVTATETSTPTAETASSKTNIVSPSEDLQKPDDESIKPLSPAKIKLSCRATKVAFLPVKRPLAAITPNPLEEPPRKKQETGEKDKKEGDEDGFYNLLIRGTHKDSLF, from the exons atggatgatgatgatgtacAAGCCAAAGCTCTGGAGGAGAAGCTGAAGAGCCAGCTTCGTCTTCTTGAACTTGAGCACGCTGTCTTCGAGAGGATGGTTTACAAGAACAAGAACCAGCATCGTAGATGCTCCTATTTTCAGTACCTTCTCAAG GTGAGAAGGGATTTGAGGCTTTTGAGAACAGCAAACATGGAGGAGATTCTTAGACCCTGCTTTCATGTTATCGCTGGGATAGGAACTAAACAGAAACTCCATGTTTTGGAGAG CTTGAAGTTGAAGAAATCTCCAAATATCTTGGACCGACTTCGTGGAGCTCTTCATCTACTCTCACAG ATGACTGAACCCATCTTGAAGGCGGCTAG TGGGATATCCGTTCTGCTAGCTTGTTCATTTTTCATAGGATCTTCCATGACGTTTTTGGCGCTGCTTGCACGACTACGAGTGTTGATTCAACAA ATATTACTTGATGCTGTCTCAGTTTTCAATTCGGTAACCGCTACATCGTTGAAGAAACAGTCTGTAAAGATAGCGCAGGATGGGGTTGAG GTGTTCCGGGAGTTCTATCCAAAGGATGAAGAGTGCTTCACCTTGTTGGACTGTGTATGGAAGACGGATAAATACGTCTTACTTGAGACATTACAGAACCTTGAGAGTAGTAAACCTGTAGAGGAAACTGTTTCAGAAGATGTTAATACTAGAGATTCGTTGGTACAGTATCAAACATCTGTTTCTTCTCTGGGAG AAGAGCTCTCTCCTTTGCCTGGCGCTGACAACGGTGGTGTTACTGTGAAAGAAAGTTCAACTCCCAATACTGAAATAGCTTCTTTCAATACTAATAATGCGTTGCAACCAGAAGTTTCAGAGAAGCCAGGAGATGCTGCCACTAGGGATTGTTCAGTCCAGTATCAAACATCTGTTTCTCCTCTCGGAG AAAATTTCACTCTTTTGCCTGAAGCTGACAGCGGAGGTGTCTCTGTGACAGGGAGTTTGACTCCCATTACCGAAACAGCTTCTTCCAATACCAACAATGCGTTGAAACCAGAAGTTTCAGAAAAGCCAGAAGATGGTACAACTACGGATTGTTCAATTCAGTATGAAACATTTGTTTCTCCTCTCGGTG AAGATACATCACCTTCTCCTCTGTTTGAAGCAGACAAAAACGTTGGTGTTACTGCTACAGAGACTTCAACTCCCACTGCTGAGacagcttcttccaagactaaCATTGTATCCCCATCAGAAGATTTACAAAAACCAGATGATGAATCTATAAAGCCACTTAGTCCGGCAAAGATCAAACTGAGTTGCAGAGCAACCAAGGTGGCATTCCTACCTGTGAAAAGACCTCTCGCTGCAATAACACCAAACCCCCTAGAAGAACCTCCAAGGAAGAAACAAGAAACAGGAGAGAAAGACAAAAAGGAAGGAGATGAAGATGGATTTTATAACCTACTCATCCGCGGAACCCACAAAGACAGTTTGTTCTAG